Below is a genomic region from Raphanus sativus cultivar WK10039 chromosome 4, ASM80110v3, whole genome shotgun sequence.
TGAATTGCAAGGCTAAGATGGTAATATGTAACCCCAGCACGGGACAGTCCTTCACGTTACCAAAATTGACGTTTAAGAGGAAGACAAACTATGTATTGTACACCTATTATGGGTATGATCTGATTGAGAAAAATTTCAAGGTATTGTCAATGGCATGTTGGCCTGCAAGTAATGGATTGACCTCCGTGGAGCACCAAGTTCTGACATTAGGAGCTAAAAGATTGTCATGGAGGATGGTAGAATGTTGCATCCCACATTTGCCTTCCTGTGGTTCTAAGTGGATATGTATCAGCGGTGTTTTGTACTACTTAGCCGCAGCCAACAGTTGGTCTTTGGAATCTATGGTAGTTTGTTTTGATTTCAGGACTGAGAAGTTCACCCTTATTAATTGCATGGAAACTTTCAATAGAGCACTGCCTGATTCAACAAATATGGTAAACTACAATGGCAAACTAGGTTTGCTTATGTCGGGAGATTCTCATGATGTTACTCCAGCAAGTACAAGTTTTGAGCTGTGGGTTCTGCTTGACGCTGCAAAACATGAGTGGTCCAAGCATGTATACGTATTACCACCTTCTTGGGAGGATGTAGTTGCAGAGACCATGTGCATTACTGGAATGGTTGGTACAAATGAAATTGTCTTCTCCCCGCTCTACCAAAGAGTGCCTTCCTATGTTATTTACTTCAATGTGGAGAGAAAGACAATAACAAAAGTTGGAATATTAGGGATGGAAGCGTTTCAGGGTAAGATATTCAACACCTATCTTAACTTTGTTGAGAATGTGAAGCTTCTTTaagcattttaagtgagtaGGCGTCGTTTTCattttgtgtgttgttttttttctagCGTCTTAGTTTGAAGCTTCTGTAAGCGAAAAATCTTTGTCATAAACTCTttaagatgatgatgatttaattattaatcaaaaaGCTTGATCCTAACTGAGATTTTTATTCTTGTTATCTTTCTCTTCCAAgtatatgtttaattaaatcaCTATGATGGAAAGCATAACGAATTTACTTGTAATAATATTTGCTAAAATCACATAAGTCACCACTGTGAATCTTTTAAGTGGTTGCCTCCTTTGTGGTAGAATGTTAGTTGTAGAAGCCTTGTTAGCTTTGCTGGAGTTATTGGTACAAACGAAATCCGCCTTGTAGATATATACATGTAGGCATGAAGGTGAAAAAATTTCAAGACGGTCTTTGATAGTATTAGGTCTGAGTCAGTCCACAAAATGGTAGTAGTAGCAGTGCTGATGCTGGAGACGGATGATAATGAGTGCCATAAGTTTAGGATTAGCCAAGAGTATGTATATGACGATGCCATCTTTCAAAAATTGCAGCACCTCGGAAAGAAACATAAGGGACATCAAATATCACAAGTCAAATGTGAAGCGTGATGTTGCTATTTGTTCTGTAATGGGTTGATCGTCTAAATCTGCAAGTTTCTGACATGGTAAAAAATTAAGTTGTTTGATGGTTTCTAACTTTCTATAGTTGATAATGTAAGGTCTCTGTATATACAAATACTGAAAATACCAAGTACTTGGATTAGAAGAACTTTTTGACAAAGACACTAATGAACCAGCAGCAATAATTAAGCTCACAAATACAGAGGAAacagaaaataaagaaaacacagAAAGAGAGTTGATATCATACTCTACATATGAATCGTACACAAAGTCCAACTTATACATAGTCTTCGTTAAtcttttttaatgattaactagattttgacccgcgcttttaaagcgcggaatatcttacgatgaaaaatttcactaataacttaacaaatattttggtaattttaaagagtgtgtatttaaaatatttttgcttcaaatcagtgtttttaaattcaatccgATTGTGACAATACCGGTTagtccggagatctgacaattcaatttatgttttcaaaatattcatattaaaaaatcactaaaacccgagactaaccgattgaactgatggatgaccgatatgtaatctaattggatttaaattgtaatagtttcataatttgtaatcttataatccaaattttaaagttcattatttggcaatttatgaaattatgacgtttctacaaaattttaaagagaaaatgatagatataaaataactaagattacttattgtattgtttggaaacattgatagtagtataaaaatatattgtttggaaacattgatagtagtataaagaaataagtatattgtttggaaacatggatagtagtataaagaaagaaatattagtgatttaatgcatgtttaactataaagtataaaagtgtatttaatttaaaaacttacaaaataaatgttaggtccatcagaatgtttctgttttaataagatagattactTGATAGGATCAGAAAGCAAGAAACTAAACATGACCATATCTCTTACACTTCCTTTCATAACTATAAACTTCCTCATCACACCTTCTCTAGTAAACCCAACCTTTTCAAGAACCCTTTGAGATCCCACATTGTCCACGTCCACTAGTGCCTCAAGCCTCTCAATCTCCGGCATTTCCTTGAATATCTCCGCCGTCACTAGCCTTACCGCCTCCGTGGCGAACCCTTTTCCCCAATACTTTCTCGCTAGCACATAACCGATCTCTTTCCTGATCTTATCGACCGGCATGATCAAGATGTAGCCGATGGGACGGTCGTTCTCTAAACAGATGGCTCGGAGCCAAGGGTGTGTCAAGACCGAATCGGTTATGTATTTGATGGCTTCTTCTCGGCTCGTGCATGGCTCCCTTGAGCAGAAGCGTGCGACTTCAGCATCTGTAGCCCATACCATGTAGTCGTCGACGTCCGAAAGAGTCATCGGCCGGATAGATATTCTTCCTGACGGCAATGAAACAACCACCGTTGGTTGAGTCTCGTTTAAGTCCATCCTTATTTAGAATAGTGAGTGTTTGAGATATCACATCGTAATGTCAATGCGATATCTTTATATACACCGCACTTATCAACAAAACTGGagttttgcttcttgcttttaataaaataaagctAGTggtaaaattgtataattattcTAAACAGTAGTATTGACTAAGAGCATCCACATTGGATGTCCTTAAAATTTGGTccttaacattttttattaatttgttgtGCTTAAGAGATTTTGGTAAGGACTTAGTTAAAAAACCagattattggtaggacttAATTAAGTATCTTaggaaaataattttgatttgtaaatgtagtgatatatagaaaatagaagtttaaaaaaataaatacataaataagaAACTTAGCATTATAATTGAAAAttacaaactttaaaaaaaaattacatgttaTTTCAAAGATCTCCAAATTTATTCCATATAAATTCGATCAAATCATCTTTTAAGCGTTGATGAACTTGGTTATCCAGAATTTGTTGCTGAGGATCAATTGCATTGCCGAGATCAACCGCATTGACGAGATTTGAACCTGAACCGACGGAATATGAACGCACCACACCTTCTCCTTCCCCTTCTCCTTCATTAAATTCTGAAATGTTTCGGAGAGTGTATGATCCTCGTTCATCTTCGACAATCATATTATGGAGTATGATACATGCTTtcataatatttcctatttttgTTTTATCCCATAAATTAGATGGATTTTTAACAACGGCGAATCTAGCTTGGAGGACTCCAAAGGCACGCTCAACATCTTTTCGCACTGATTCTTGGGTTTTAGCAAATAATGAATTTTTCGGACCCTGTGGTAGTCGGATAGATTGAATAAAAGTTGCCCATTTCGGATAAATACCATCCGTTAGATAGTAAGCTAGATGATACTCCCTTCCGTTGACAGAGAAATTAATTGACTTGCGGAGCTATTCCGTCAataatgtcatcaaaaacaggtgatCTATCTAGAATATTAATGTCGTTCAAAGTACCTGGGGCTCCAAAAAACGCGTGCCATATCCAGAGGTCATATGAAGCAACGGCCTCCAACACAATGGTTGGTTTATTGGTTCCTCGTGAATACATACCTTTCCAAGAGGAGGGGCAattcttccactcccaatgcatacagtcgatgcttcCAATCATCCCTGGGAAGCCACGTTCTTCTCCAGCATGGAGTAGTCTTCGAAGATCCTCCGGTGTGGAACGTCTTAGATATTGATCGCCAAACAAGTGGATTATTCCCGCACAAAACTGGTGCAAACATTTTCTAGCAGTTGTCTCGCCAAGTCGGACATATTCGTCAACTGTATCAGCCGCACCACCGTAAGCCAATTGACGAATTGCTGCTGTACATTTTTGGAGGGGAGATAAACCGGATCGCCCGGCTGCATCATGTGTTGCTTGAAAATATGGTACTTCGGTTGAAAGATGATGCACAATACGCATGAACAATGGTTTGTTCATTCGAAACCGTCGCCGAAATAATCTAGAACCGTATGTTGGATTCTCGCTAAAATAATCATTCCAAAGCTTCTTGTCGCCTTGTTCCCGGTGTCTTTCTATAAAAGtacgttttcttctctcttttggtTCTAGAATTGTGGCATGGGTTTCGAAAAAATCTTGTAATGGGGTATCAATATcaatctcatcatcatcatcattagcaTGGTGGTAATGATAATGGGAAGAAGATGCCATTGaagtagaaaagaaaaaagatatgATTTTGAAGAGAAGAGTGTTGTGAATGATTTTGAAGAGAAGAGTGTTGTGAATGATTTTGAAGAGAAGGTGTAATATTTATAGCCTTCAAATATATGATCTCCCGTGAGGCTTCAATCTCATCCCGTGAGGCTTCAATCTCATCCCGTGAGGCTTCAATCTCAACTCCCGTGAGGCTTGTGTACTTGTGTCGGACATAGGAAAAACATGTGATTCTTGATTGTCTTCTTCTATCTTttaatatcataaattatatagaAGAAAATAGAAACATATTACAATAACATATGAGAAGAGGAAAACATTGTTTAATCCATACAAAAGATAGAACAAAATAGAACATCCCGAGTTCATTCCGAGTACAACTACAAGCATCATTACttaaacataaaaacaacaacaacgatcATCCTTACTTAAACATCACAACCATTCCTAGTACAACTACAAGCACAACCATAAGGGCAACAACGATCTCAAACCCATTCATACCCCTAGTTTTCTTCTTACCTAACTCAATGACTAAATTCTCAAGCCTAAGAAGCTTTTGTTCAGTCTCATTACCAAACGTAGAGGTATCATGGGTCACAGTTGGGATGTAGTCGCTCGCAAACGCTAGACTATCTACCTTCTCAGCGAGCTGGCGAACCTGACTATCCATGGCTCTCATCTCCTCCATTACTGCCACGTCCCACCATTTATAAACGTGGCAGTCTCCGTCGTCGACGTTCTCACAGGTGTAGTACCTGCGCCCCGGATCATTCGTTGTGCGAGAAGTGGCTAAAACCGGTACGGCACCACAGTAGCATTCCTTCGGGAAACCGAACTCGACTTCAGGCTGTGGAGGATAACGAACCCGCGATGCTTCAATCTCAGCTTGGTCCAGTAGTATATCAGCTTCAAACTCATCGTCGGTTAATCCGTCTCCTAAACCGAACTCGACCTCAGAAGGTTGTGAGTAGCTATACACTCCCATTGCTTCTGTTACCTGAGAATAATCAAGACGTTAGTACAAAACAGACTGAACAAAACAATCAAGAATATAGAAAACAAACTGAACAAAACAATCAAgaatatagaaaacaaattgaACAAAACAATCAAgaatatagaaaacaaattgCATATATTGATTGAGAACTTCTAGAGATATTACATAGGTTTCTTGCTTCATTAAAACATGATTTAAAAGGAAACTACATAACGACATTATGCTTGACAACTTCTAAATCAGAGCTAAGAGTTTCTGCTTGACAACTTCTTCAGCCTCACTAAGCGGTTCCTTCTTAGCAAGGAGAGTGTCAAGAATGGCGAGCTTGGATagtttctccttcttctccaaatCTATCATCTTCAGCTCACACATTGTCTTATAGTCCTCAATAGTCTTCCCTTTACCAGCTCTTCTAGCTTTAGCAGCCTTCACACCTTCAGGTCGCATCTCAACGTAAGGAACTTGACCCACGTCCCCAACGTCACCAAAATTGGTGCTTGAGTTTTGCGAAACGGGTTCAACCGTTTTTCTTTTCGAACTGGAAGTTGTTTTAGGCGGGTTCAGGCTGCACCATTTCTGTTCATATCTCAGGATACACCACGCATGCTCAACTGTAAACTTCTGGTTGTGAAGCTCGTAGTAGATTTTATGAGCCAGCTTTAGAACGTCGTTCTCACTCTGTCCACTGGTCATTCGTCTCTctgcagcagcgaaagctccaCAAAACTTGTTTGTCCAGTCGTTGATCTTGTGCCACCTCTGCTTACAATGGTTGTGCTGTGTCTTCAGACCCCCCGCTATAACATGAGGACTAGCTGCGTAGTACTCCTGAACTCGGTTCCAAAAGGTGCCTGACTTCTGATCATTGCCAACTATAGCATACTTCGATGTGTTGAGCCAGGCGCTGATAAGAACCTCGTCATTAGCTGGAGTCCATTTCTTCCTCTCCCTACGCTGTGCGGGTGTGTCTTCAGGTACTTCTTCAGCCTCAGAAGTTTGGAAACTGAAAGGAGGGATTTCTGAGGATGGAAAACTTTCATAATGAAAGTTTTGATTACCAACATTTTCACCTTGGCTGTGAAGCAGCCCTACATAACTACTATACTGGCTATATTCATTCGTTGGATCCATTAGACGAGGAAGAGAGATAATACTTAAGAAAGTGGAGATGTGGTTGGTTTATGAAATATAGAATGGGTTTTATAAAATGTGAAAGGTAAAGAAGCAATAAGTTACAACAACTAACCATTATCTACATATGTCTAATCAGAACTTATTAGAAGTAAAGCAAGTTGCGGAGGAGTTAAAATGAAAGACAGACTGCTTTAACTACCGATATGAAGCTAACTCTAATCGGACACTTGCCATTTTAATTTAATCAGACAATAAACACAGAAGTAAAGCAAGTTGCGGAGGAGTTACTTAAAGCCATTTGCATTTACTTACATCAAGACAGAAAATAAACACAGAAGTAAATTCAACACGGTTTCACAACAACCACAACTGATCAGAGTTCTATACACGGTTTCAATGCAAGTAATCAGTTCATGATCACTACCTATCTTTGTTGTAGTGGAGAAGAAGAACTATTATTATCAAAGGTAACCAAAACAAACGACAAATAAGAAGAACAACCTTTACTTATTATTATCAGTTCATTatcaagtgatcagttcatTTTCAAGTGATCAGTTCATTATCAAGttcattattattatcattatcaAGGTGGAGAAGAAGAACTATTAATATTATCAGTTCATTATCAAGTGATCACTTCATTATCAAGTGATCAGCACCTTTACTTTCTATCAGTGTTCTAGCCTAAACGCATTCAAACGAACCTATCAGTTTCATCACATCTAACATTTAACAACAAATAAGCACAACTAAACTAGATCGAGAATCACTGATACACTGAGTACATCGAGAACCACAACAAACTAGATCGAGAATCACTGATACACTGAGTAGATCGAGAATCACTGATACACGCAAACAACTGTACAAACAAACCAACATGCAATCCCAATCAAGAGTAGATCGAGAACCACAAGAAACTACATGCAATCGACTTCGACACCGAAAACAAAAAAGATAGAGAGGGAGTTAATTACCTTTTCCGAAACACACGAGAGGTTACAATCGCCGATAAGAGACAAAACGCGAGGAAGGGACAGACGCCAATCGAATCGCCGTGGAGAGGAATGGAGAGACGCCAAGAGAATCGCCGTTACCACCGCTCGAGACACGCCGACGAGAGAGAACGCCGCGATGAGAACCCAGACGATTCGCCTCCAAGAGAGAGAACAGAGAGAACGAGAAGAAGAGACAGAACAGAATGAACCCGAATCTGGACCTTTCATCGCTCTTCCCTCACCAGTTTCGCATCAACGGCCAGGAACCAAACACGTGCCTTCTAAGGACGTGAAATCATGTTTCTTAAATTAGGGGCGTCCCAACGATATTAGCCATTTTTGATTTAACTTTTAACCTTAATTACTAAGATATTTGGCCTTAGATACGCCGATAATCATGGTCTAAAGCTCCAACAGAAGATGACGTGTCGCCGCGGGAATGGATAGTTGTCAATTTGGACCTTTGACTACTGTTAACACTTACTTGGTTGCCAAACAAAGCATATATCGGACCTGGAACTTAACGTGTTGCTTCCACTGGGATCCCGAAGAGACCAGGTGACGAAATTGTGGGGTCCCTTTTCCAAAGAGAATTTAACTTTTTTACAAGGGGTCTCAGTAAATGATTTGCtactattagtttttttttgtcaacttgcTACTATTTTTAGTTATGGGCTACGAATATGTTATGTTGATTGTTGAGTCAACGCAAGACTCAACATGTTTTCTTTACGTAACAAGGCTAATTGccaacatgattttttttttgtaacaaggcTGAAGCCTGAAAGTATGATCTTTAGGTCGTATCatgtaataaattataatatatatactaataccAGACTATACATACTTATAGATATCcacataaatttaatatatttatataaatttagagTTAGATACATATTAAAATGAATACCCCCAACTAAACATGTCCTAAGacttcatatgttttttttaataacaaggCTAAGACAACTTGTAGAATTCACCCAATGTCAACAGAACTTACTTGATCTTATtcttgttaaaaatattttttgacttCTACAACCTTTTATTACCTTGTTTTACAGATTTCCATTCATCTAATCGTTGCTAGATATTAGTTTTCTCTTGTAACATCTCACAACAGTATATTTGTCATTATACTGTATTTCTTGTTTTccttttaattgttttaacTTCTTAAAGTAAACTTATATTCCTATATATGAGATGttgaatcctttttttttttttgtgacactGAGATGTTGAATCcttgttttcaatttttaaagtGAACACGGTAGATACGAAGGCACGTACTTAAtctcaaattatataaatattttttgtaaaac
It encodes:
- the LOC130511447 gene encoding uncharacterized protein LOC130511447 — protein: MKGPDSGSFCSVSSSRSLCSLSWRRIVWVLIAAFSLVGVSRAVVTAILLASLHSSPRRFDWRLSLPRVLSLIGDCNLSCVSEKVTEAMGVYSYSQPSEVEFGLGDGLTDDEFEADILLDQAEIEASRVRYPPQPEVEFGFPKECYCGAVPVLATSRTTNDPGRRYYTCENVDDGDCHVYKWWDVAVMEEMRAMDSQVRQLAEKVDSLAFASDYIPTVTHDTSTFGNETEQKLLRLENLVIELGKKKTRGMNGFEIVVALMVVLVVVLGMVVMFK
- the LOC108809294 gene encoding F-box protein At5g65850 isoform X1; the protein is MKPRRQNVSGRTIYRRFTRSMTRLHQNSLPVPDELVYEILSRLPSKAIARCRCVCNLWSSVLRRQDFTDSFLTKSSAHPQLLFVFEGYSEIHFFSSPQPENPEENSYVVASNHLACFPSPFSLFLCTSGFSCYGQNLILNCKAKMVICNPSTGQSFTLPKLTFKRKTNYVLYTYYGYDLIEKNFKVLSMACWPASNGLTSVEHQVLTLGAKRLSWRMVECCIPHLPSCGSKWICISGVLYYLAAANSWSLESMVVCFDFRTEKFTLINCMETFNRALPDSTNMVNYNGKLGLLMSGDSHDVTPASTSFELWVLLDAAKHEWSKHVYVLPPSWEDVVAETMCITGMVGTNEIVFSPLYQRVPSYVIYFNVERKTITKVGILGMEAFQGKIFNTYLNFVENVKLL
- the LOC108852882 gene encoding uncharacterized protein LOC108852882, translating into MDLNETQPTVVVSLPSGRISIRPMTLSDVDDYMVWATDAEVARFCSREPCTSREEAIKYITDSVLTHPWLRAICLENDRPIGYILIMPVDKIRKEIGYVLARKYWGKGFATEAVRLVTAEIFKEMPEIERLEALVDVDNVGSQRVLEKVGFTREGVMRKFIVMKGSVRDMVMFSFLLSDPIK
- the LOC108824966 gene encoding uncharacterized protein LOC108824966, which encodes MASSSHYHYHHANDDDDEIDIDTPLQDFFETHATILEPKERRKRTFIERHREQGDKKLWNDYFSENPTYGSRLFRRRFRMNKPLFMRIVHHLSTEVPYFQATHDAAGRSGLSPLQKCTAAIRQLAYGGAADTVDEYVRLGETTARKCLHQFCAGIIHLFGDQYLRRSTPEDLRRLLHAGEERGFPGMIGSIDCMHWEWKNCPSSWKGMYSRGTNKPTIVLEAVASYDLWIWHAFFGAPGTLNDINILDRSPVFDDIIDGIAPQVN